The following is a genomic window from Saprospiraceae bacterium.
ATCCTAATCCTTGTAAAGATATTGTTTATTTTAAATCAGAAAGCCTTACCACAGGAGTCACAATCAGGGACTCAAATGGGCGAACTGTACTGACAAAAAGAGGTAAAAATATTGAATCTGTAAATCTTGGCGGATATCCATCCGGTATATATTATATTGAAGTCATGTATGATAATAATGAAGTCATAATTCAAAAAATCAGTAAAATTTAAATAATCACAAAATGGACCAAAACAAAACAACTTCTTTTATTCCAGCTTTGGGTTATGATTTTCTCACAGCTTATTATGATATGGCCATAAAATTGACGATGCCAGAGAAGAAATTCAGGCGCATCTTGGTGGAATCAATATATCCACAAGATGATGAATCAATTCTGGAGTTTGGTTTTGGTACGGGACAAAATCTAATTTTGGTTAAGAATCAGAATCAAAACATAAGACTTACAGGATTAGATATTGATCCGAAAGTTAAGGATATAGCTAACTATAAACTGGCCAAAAACAATCTTACGGTCCCTTTGGATTTATATAGTGGTAATATTTTCCCTTATCCGGACAATCATTTTGACAAAATATACAGTTGTTTAGTTTTTCATCAATTAGATGCAGACACAAAAGCCAATTCTTTAAAAGAAATTTATCGGGTTTTAAAACCTGGGGGAGAATTAATCATTGCAGACTGGGGAAAAGCGGATAATAAAATCATGAGGCTTACCTTTGGAATTGTTCAAATGCTGGATGGATTTAAAACCACGGATGACAATGTAAAAGGAAAAATGCCTGAATATATCGCTAAAGGCGGGTTTGAAAATGTGCAAATAATACAATCTATCAACACGGCTATAGGCACCTTTTCATATTTTAAAGCAAGGAAAAAATTAAGTAAATTATAAGATTTGGGCATCATCGAATTAATTTCACAAAATAACTTTAATTTTAAATATTATTTCATCACTTCTAAACAAATTAATCATGCAAAAGCAATTTATTTCACTTCTTTTTACGCTTGTTGTCTTTGTTGTCATAGCTTCTTGCGGCAATAAAACCAGTACGCAGCAGGCTGAACCAGTTTCCACTGAGCAAACGGCTGTCGACACAACCGGTGTTTCTCAACCACTTGCAACTGTTTATCAGTGCCCCATGAAGTGTGAAGGAGAGAAGACGTATGACAATCCTGGCTCATGCCCGGTGTGCAAAATGGATCTTAAAGAAAAAGATAAGCATGAAGACCATAAGCACTAAACTTATTATGATAATAAGAATGAAAATAAACCGTATAAATAATTGTTAAATGCATTCAATCATGATCGAATTCTTAAATATTTTTAAAAATTAATCAAGATGTTCAAAATAATTTACATCAGCTTTGTACTTATTTTTACGCCCAAATTATGTCAAGGGCAGACAGGGTGCCATTCTTTGTTTGGATTTCACCAATCGGATACAATTTTAACTGTGAATTTTACGGATTCAACCATTAGCTCTACGCCGATTACTTCCTGGCTATGGGATTTTGGCGATGGTCATAGCTCTACCAGCCATAATCCACATCACACATACGATCATGCCGGAACATATGAAGTATGCCTGACTGTGCA
Proteins encoded in this region:
- a CDS encoding class I SAM-dependent methyltransferase, which codes for MDQNKTTSFIPALGYDFLTAYYDMAIKLTMPEKKFRRILVESIYPQDDESILEFGFGTGQNLILVKNQNQNIRLTGLDIDPKVKDIANYKLAKNNLTVPLDLYSGNIFPYPDNHFDKIYSCLVFHQLDADTKANSLKEIYRVLKPGGELIIADWGKADNKIMRLTFGIVQMLDGFKTTDDNVKGKMPEYIAKGGFENVQIIQSINTAIGTFSYFKARKKLSKL